One window from the genome of bacterium encodes:
- the nosZ gene encoding Sec-dependent nitrous-oxide reductase, which produces MSGRSVRGWVHGFGVALIGVALVLSASPSSAETLQEVMKKRGLTQENLLAAAKTYTPTGGRDEYIAFASGGQSGHVIAYGIPSMRILKYIGVFTPEPWQGHGFEDESKAVLNQGRINGRDITWGDTHHPAPSETNGDYDGEFLFINDKSNPRLAVIDLKDFETKQIVVNPVFQSEHGGAFVTGNTEWLMEPAQYAAPLGGEYAPLELFNEKYRGGVTYWKFNREKGRLEKENSFAIELPPYSQDLSDFGKGPSEGFAFVNSFCSERYVGGIERDRPPFEAGCSAKDTDYLHVIDWKKAVKVAAAGKVKMINDFPVIMLETTIKEGLVHLIPEPKSPHGIDVSPDGEYMVVSGKLDTHTSVFKWSKIKALIDAKDYADTDPYGLPILDMKKALHTQVQLGLGPLHTQYDSVKGVAYTSLYVDSMVARWNYIEGKLLSRIPIHYNIGHLMTMHGDTVKPHGKYLVALNKLAIDRFNPVGPLHPQNHQLIDISTDEMQLLYDMPLPLGEPHYVVGIDAKLIKPKIRYKSGTNPRTGEISEHKTRAGQERIVKTGNKVEVWGTLIRSHITPEIIEIDEGNELVVHLTNLERAEDQTHGFTIGKYNVHGSFEPGETSTVSMVADTPGVFPYYCTEFCSALHLEMQGYLLVKPKGYKAQVGELMAKEEYTQADYDKQVATNVETQAVIDGVVGFITSQNYQDFPDVVALVEDATDQLGRAGEAKTRSEEEAAKGSWNSATLWAGQWWQYQVKAADIGLRAKTYLEEHGSKTVK; this is translated from the coding sequence ATGTCGGGGCGATCGGTCAGAGGATGGGTTCACGGATTCGGAGTAGCGCTGATTGGCGTTGCACTCGTGCTGAGCGCGAGCCCCAGTTCTGCTGAGACACTTCAGGAAGTGATGAAGAAGCGGGGGCTCACCCAGGAGAACCTGCTGGCAGCCGCCAAGACCTATACGCCCACCGGGGGCCGAGACGAGTACATCGCCTTCGCGTCCGGTGGCCAGAGCGGCCATGTCATCGCCTACGGGATCCCCTCGATGCGGATCCTCAAGTACATCGGCGTCTTCACCCCGGAGCCCTGGCAGGGCCACGGCTTCGAGGACGAGTCCAAGGCGGTGCTGAACCAGGGCCGAATCAACGGCCGGGACATCACCTGGGGCGACACCCACCATCCTGCACCCTCGGAGACGAATGGAGACTACGACGGCGAGTTCCTGTTCATCAACGACAAATCCAACCCGCGCCTCGCAGTCATCGACCTGAAGGATTTCGAGACGAAGCAGATCGTCGTGAATCCGGTCTTCCAGAGCGAACACGGCGGCGCCTTCGTCACCGGAAACACGGAATGGCTGATGGAGCCCGCGCAATACGCGGCGCCCCTCGGCGGCGAGTACGCGCCTCTCGAGCTCTTCAACGAGAAGTACCGGGGGGGCGTGACCTATTGGAAGTTCAACCGCGAAAAAGGCCGGCTCGAGAAGGAGAATTCCTTCGCGATCGAGCTGCCGCCCTACAGCCAGGATCTCTCGGACTTCGGCAAGGGCCCGAGCGAGGGTTTCGCGTTCGTGAACTCGTTCTGCAGTGAGCGTTACGTCGGTGGCATCGAGCGGGATCGTCCGCCCTTCGAAGCCGGCTGTTCAGCGAAGGACACGGACTACCTCCACGTCATCGATTGGAAGAAGGCGGTGAAGGTTGCCGCTGCCGGGAAGGTCAAGATGATCAACGACTTCCCGGTGATCATGCTCGAGACGACGATCAAGGAGGGCCTGGTCCACCTGATTCCCGAGCCGAAGAGCCCCCATGGAATCGATGTGAGCCCGGACGGTGAGTACATGGTGGTCTCGGGCAAGCTCGACACCCACACCTCCGTCTTCAAGTGGTCGAAGATCAAGGCCCTGATCGATGCGAAGGATTACGCAGATACCGACCCCTACGGTCTGCCGATCCTCGACATGAAGAAGGCCCTGCATACCCAGGTGCAGCTGGGCCTCGGGCCGTTGCATACCCAGTACGATTCCGTGAAGGGCGTCGCCTACACGTCGCTCTACGTGGACTCGATGGTTGCACGCTGGAACTACATCGAGGGCAAGCTGCTCAGCCGGATCCCGATCCACTACAACATCGGCCACTTGATGACGATGCATGGCGACACCGTGAAACCGCACGGGAAGTACCTGGTGGCACTCAACAAGCTCGCCATCGACCGCTTCAACCCGGTCGGGCCGCTGCATCCGCAGAACCATCAGCTGATCGACATCTCGACGGACGAGATGCAGCTGCTCTACGACATGCCGCTGCCCCTTGGCGAGCCGCATTACGTCGTGGGCATCGATGCGAAGCTCATCAAGCCCAAGATCCGCTACAAGAGCGGCACCAACCCCCGTACGGGCGAGATCTCGGAGCACAAGACGCGGGCGGGCCAGGAACGCATCGTCAAGACCGGAAACAAGGTCGAGGTCTGGGGGACGTTGATCCGCTCCCACATCACCCCGGAGATCATCGAGATCGATGAGGGCAATGAGTTGGTCGTCCACCTGACCAACCTCGAGCGGGCCGAGGATCAGACCCACGGTTTCACCATCGGCAAGTACAACGTCCACGGTTCCTTCGAGCCCGGCGAGACGTCAACCGTGAGCATGGTGGCCGACACTCCCGGCGTGTTCCCCTACTACTGCACCGAGTTCTGCTCCGCGCTCCACCTGGAGATGCAGGGGTATCTGCTGGTCAAGCCGAAGGGCTACAAGGCCCAGGTCGGCGAGTTGATGGCGAAGGAAGAGTACACCCAGGCCGACTATGACAAGCAGGTCGCCACGAATGTGGAGACCCAGGCCGTCATCGACGGGGTGGTGGGCTTCATCACGAGCCAGAACTACCAGGACTTCCCGGATGTCGTGGCCCTCGTCGAGGACGCGACCGATCAGCTCGGTCGGGCTGGAGAAGCCAAAACGCGGTCCGAGGAAGAGGCCGCGAAGGGGTCCTGGAACAGCGCCACACTCTGGGCGGGTCAGTGGTGGCAGTACCAGGTCAAGGCGGCGGACATCGGGCTCCGTGCGAAGACCTACCTGGAAGAGCACGGCTCGAAGACAGTGAAGTAG
- a CDS encoding c-type cytochrome, whose protein sequence is MRILKTSSSVGLIGLLLGLALPAMGEELDGATLYTQRTCIACHGPDAKTPILPEYPKLAGQNAAYALQQMKDIKSGARSNGNTAAMSGVMHLVTDEEMQAIANWISSLD, encoded by the coding sequence ATGAGGATCTTAAAGACGAGTTCCAGCGTGGGGCTCATCGGCCTTCTGCTGGGGCTGGCGCTCCCGGCCATGGGCGAGGAGTTGGACGGCGCTACCCTCTACACGCAGCGCACCTGCATCGCTTGCCACGGGCCGGACGCGAAGACGCCGATCCTGCCCGAGTATCCGAAGCTGGCCGGACAAAATGCAGCCTATGCCCTTCAACAGATGAAGGACATCAAGAGCGGAGCCCGGTCGAACGGAAACACTGCAGCCATGAGCGGCGTGATGCACCTCGTCACCGACGAGGAAATGCAGGCGATCGCGAACTGGATCTCCAGCCTCGATTAG
- a CDS encoding c-type cytochrome, whose translation MNRPTLIVLALAFLLPAAAQAQPQPKQEGIESEGYTWNEAKGEKIEALELTGDPENGEEIFEICSACHLPNGAGRPDGTFPQLAGQHATVLIKQIADIRGGLRDNPIMYPFAKSMTDAQELADVCAFIQTLPIPGDNGRGSGEHLDEGKKLYDANCVECHGQNGEGSTEKFYPVLAGQHYKYMLRQVTDIRDGRRRNANPDMVKIVKKYTDAQLDAVVDYMSRLEWPERSAGE comes from the coding sequence ATGAACCGACCTACACTCATCGTTCTTGCCCTTGCTTTCCTCTTGCCGGCAGCGGCTCAGGCGCAGCCGCAACCGAAGCAGGAGGGCATCGAGTCCGAGGGCTACACGTGGAACGAAGCCAAGGGCGAAAAGATCGAGGCCCTCGAGCTCACCGGTGACCCGGAGAACGGCGAAGAGATCTTCGAGATCTGCTCGGCCTGCCATCTGCCGAACGGTGCCGGCCGCCCGGACGGCACCTTCCCGCAGCTCGCCGGCCAGCACGCCACGGTGCTGATCAAGCAGATCGCCGACATCCGCGGTGGCCTTCGCGACAACCCGATCATGTATCCGTTCGCGAAGAGCATGACCGATGCCCAGGAACTCGCGGACGTCTGCGCATTCATCCAGACGCTTCCAATCCCTGGCGACAACGGGCGCGGCTCCGGCGAACACCTCGACGAGGGCAAGAAGCTCTACGACGCGAATTGCGTCGAGTGCCACGGCCAGAACGGTGAGGGCTCGACGGAGAAATTCTATCCGGTCCTGGCCGGCCAGCACTACAAGTACATGCTGCGACAGGTCACGGATATCCGTGACGGCCGGCGGCGCAACGCCAACCCGGACATGGTCAAGATCGTGAAGAAGTACACGGACGCCCAGCTCGACGCGGTCGTCGACTACATGTCCCGTCTCGAGTGGCCCGAGCGTTCGGCAGGCGAATAG